Proteins from a genomic interval of Streptococcus oralis:
- the pnuC gene encoding nicotinamide riboside transporter PnuC codes for MKTVTKKITQFIENFKNVHAEAHKIGFAGIMRLLWKDLFVGRSLFQWLYLIALSSVPLILEFTQNTESHDWLSLFASWTGIVCVILVAEGRASNYLFGAINSAIYLILAMNATFYGEVLTTVYFFVMQPIGLYAWLSNRINDQGKPEESHFEAKKLSVLDWLKYLVLTAIIWIGMGFAYQSIHSARPFRDSVTDATNGVGQLLMTRLYREQWIFWIATNLFSIYLWWGENIHIQGMYWVYTLNSLVGWYQWTKAVRKEA; via the coding sequence ATGAAAACAGTAACTAAAAAAATCACACAATTTATCGAAAACTTTAAAAATGTCCATGCCGAAGCCCATAAGATCGGTTTTGCAGGAATCATGCGCTTGCTATGGAAAGATCTCTTTGTCGGCCGTAGCCTTTTCCAGTGGTTGTATCTCATCGCCTTGTCAAGTGTTCCCTTGATCTTAGAGTTCACGCAAAATACGGAAAGTCATGACTGGCTGAGCTTGTTTGCATCCTGGACTGGGATTGTCTGTGTTATCTTGGTAGCAGAAGGTCGTGCAAGCAATTATCTCTTTGGGGCTATTAACTCGGCTATCTATTTGATCTTGGCCATGAATGCGACTTTTTACGGAGAAGTTTTGACGACTGTTTACTTCTTTGTCATGCAGCCGATTGGTCTCTATGCTTGGCTGTCCAATCGTATCAATGACCAAGGAAAACCAGAAGAATCCCACTTTGAAGCTAAGAAATTATCTGTTCTTGACTGGCTCAAGTACTTGGTCTTGACTGCCATTATCTGGATTGGTATGGGCTTTGCTTACCAAAGTATCCATAGTGCTCGCCCTTTCCGTGATAGTGTTACCGATGCGACCAATGGTGTTGGTCAGCTCTTGATGACACGTCTTTACCGCGAGCAATGGATTTTCTGGATTGCAACCAATCTCTTTAGTATCTACCTCTGGTGGGGTGAAAATATCCACATTCAAGGGATGTACTGGGTTTACACACTGAACAGTCTAGTGGGATGGTACCAATGGACCAAGGCAGTTCGAAAGGAGGCATAA